From the genome of Sinanaerobacter sp. ZZT-01:
GAAAATGGCGGTTCAATTCCTGCATTCTTTTTACCTAGTGATTCTCTGGTTCATAGATGATTCCTTTACTTCTTTACGATTCATAATGAGACCAAAGGCTATGAATGATAACCAGCTTTTCATTTTCCATGATTCTATACACCATTCGATGCTGGATATTGATTCGCCTTGAGTAGTATCCTTTCAAATCACCCACCAGTTTTTCATAGGAAGGCGGAGTTTGAAGGGGATTCTCTTTTATGAGATCAATCAAAGCCTTTGCTTTTTTTGACAAGTTCGACTTCAGCAATTTTTCTCGGTCCTTCTGTGCTTGCTTAGTTAATTTTACTTGATACCTCACCATTCTACCTCATCTGCATCGACCATGTTTTCAATTGATTCTTTTTCCCCCGCTTTTATACTCTCGATCAAACCGGGAACGGAAGACAACGATAAGGTCGCCATAAGACTATTGTAATCATCCTCACTGATAATGATTGCATTTCCTTCTTTTGTATTAACATTTATTACATCGTTATATTGAATTGCCTGACTCATATATTTGAAAACATTTTTACGGAAATTAGTAATATTCGTACTGGTCATTTTTCATCACTCCTTTACTATACATATTATGTACAGTATGAAGTACATTTATAAGTGTGTCAATATATTAGAAGGATTTTTTTAATTATTCTGGTAAATTGTCTTTTCTTTTGCCTTGCTTTCTTTTTTAATTTTCAAGGTGCTTATTTATATTTTACATATTTTGTAATTAATGTAAACATCTTTTATTTATTTTTTTATTATTTATTCTTTTATTTGGAAATTTAATATTGTTTATTAGCTGATACTTGCTGTCCGATCAATAAAAAAGCCCTGTGAAAAACAGGACAAAGATAAGCAGTATGGTTACATATGAAGGCTTGTTTGCCTATTCAGGTGTGATTATAGGGGTTATCACCATTTGTATGATGATACCTTCAAAAAATAGCAATGACCGCTTAAACATGAGAATTTAAGCGGTCTAGCTCAATCGACTTTCGGACTAACCGCCGTCTCAAAAGCGGTAATCCTTTTCTATCTAATATATACCATAGTTCACCTGCTTATGCAAGGGAAAAACCCTGTTCTTATTTCATTGAATTTTATTTCGTTGTCTGTTATAATTTTCCATGAAAGAGTCGTAAAGAGTGGTGGCTGCCTCGGTATCCTACGGAGGTGATGAATATATGGATGCATATATCAAAATCACAAAGGAGAAAAGCCATGAGTGTTTATCAAGCTTTGATGCTGATGATAAGCTTCGCTATGTTGGTGCTTGCAATTGTAAGCCTGACATAACGCAAAAACCACTCAGTGAGTTTGGCGACTTGAGAGTGGTTTAGCGTCTAATTCGTTATTCCATTGTTGAGCCAGCTATCACTGCGGCTCTTTTCTATATTATAGCCATAACTTCCAAGAAAATGCAAGTGTTTTAGATGATTTCACAAAATAGATATATTTTAAATGTCCTTTATTTTTCTATATTTTGTCCCTCTATTTTCAACTTCCCTAGCTCTAACCAAAAAGCGTTATCTTGTATTTTAAGGCGATGAATTTCATCCACGTAATATTTGATTTCATCACTTTGCAATTTGCAATGTATCGAGTATCTGCTCAACGGCTCAGAAAAGAGAAATGCTTTTTATTCAGTTTCCTTATCAAGCAAAGTATCATTGAATTCTTCTTGATTTT
Proteins encoded in this window:
- a CDS encoding Txe/YoeB family addiction module toxin, whose product is MVRYQVKLTKQAQKDREKLLKSNLSKKAKALIDLIKENPLQTPPSYEKLVGDLKGYYSRRINIQHRMVYRIMENEKLVIIHSLWSHYES
- a CDS encoding type II toxin-antitoxin system Phd/YefM family antitoxin, coding for MTSTNITNFRKNVFKYMSQAIQYNDVINVNTKEGNAIIISEDDYNSLMATLSLSSVPGLIESIKAGEKESIENMVDADEVEW